CACTATCTGGCGCTGTTAGAACAGAAACCCCGCGCGCTTGATCAGGCAGCGCCGCTCGATGGCTGGGTGCTGGCTGAACCGATGCATCGCATCCGACGACTGATGGAGGCGCGCAGCGGCAAAGAGGGACGGCGCGAGTTCATCCAGGTGCTGCGGCTATGCGAACGCTTCGAGCAGTCCCTGGTGGAATGGGCAGTGGCCCGCGCGCTGGAGATGGGGGCAATCAGCTTCGATGCGATCAAGATGATCGCGCTGGCCCGCCTCGAACAGCGTGTGCCGCGCCTCGATCTGCAATTTTACCCGCATTTGCCGCGCGCGAATGTCGGGCGTACCGATCCGCGCACCTACATGGGCCTGCTCTCGCAGGCAGGCACTCCAGCGACGGGAGTGGCAGCATGAGTGATCCCATGATGCCGCTGCCAGCCATCGAGGCCGAACCCACCAGCGTGCCGCCCGCTGTACTACTGGCCAACCATCTCAAAGCGCTCAAGCTGCCCACCTTTGTGCGCGAGTATGAGAAGGTCGCCTTCGAGGCCGCGCAGGATCGGGCCGATTACCCCCGCTATCTGCTGCGCCTGTGCGAACTTGAACGGATTGATCGCGAGCGCCGGATGGTGGAGCGCCGTATCCGCATGGCTCGCTTCCCGCACACCAAGAGCTTTGACACCTTCGACTTTGCAGCCCAGCCATCACTGAACAAGGCCTTGGTTCTGGAACTGGCGCGCGGTGAATGGATCGAGCGGCGGCGTAATGTCATTGCGCTGGGCCCCAGCGGCACCGGTAAGACCCACACCGCCCTCGCGCTAGGACTGGCTGCGTGCCAGAAAGGGCACAGCGTGGCCTTCACAACGGCCGCGGCGTTGGTCCATGACCTGATGGAGGCTCGCGACGAGCGTCGCTTGCGCAGCCTGCAAAAGCATCTGGCATCTGTAAAGCTGCTGATCCTCGACGAGTTGGGATATGTACCATTCACCGCCGTGGGCGGCGAGTTGCTGTTCGAGGTACTCAGCCAGCGCTATGAACGCGGCAGCACGCTGATCACCAGCAATCTGCCCTTCGATGAATGGACATCGGTGTTCGGCTCCGAACGCCTGACCGGCGCCCTGCTCGACCGGCTGACACACCACGTCCACATTCTCGAGATGAATGGTGACAGCTTCCGTCTCGCCAGCAGCCGCAAGCGCCAGAAGGACAAGGGGGAGGATAAATGACCTAAGAACGGGCGGCCATCGGCAGCGGGAAATCGGCTTCCGCTCCGCTCCAGCCGCTTCCCCGCTGCCGATGCTGCCCAGCCTCAACCTTGGGGCTTTTTGTTCAAACCAACTGGCCCCATTTTAAACCGGTGCCTGGCCCGTTTTTATCCCGGCGTTGACACCGCGGCGCCGTTCCCGCCAATCCTGCGCCGCAAAGATGGGAGGAAGGTCGCAGCCATCCAGCGCTGGCCGACCCTCGCCCACGGCTGAATCCGGTCGGGCGTCCCACAGAGAGGAGGCATTATGTTCGAGCCGTTTCCCGGCAATTACATCTGGAGTCTGTCCGTCAACATCGCCTTGTCGATGGGAGGCGAGATCGGTGAGATCGATATCGCCAACCGCAAGGTCGCAGAGGCGGCCAAACAAGGGGCCGACCACGGCACAAAAGCCTTCTTCGAAGCCTGGCGCGACATGGCCGAGAAGGTCGCGGCGCTGGGCGAGGAGGATGAGGCCAATGGCAGGCCGCTGTCCGCCTCGCGGAAATATGCCCGCGCGGTTGCCTATTATATCGTCTGCGAGCGGATGCAGGATCGCGACCATGCGCCGCGCAAGGAAGCCTATCGCCGAATGCTGGAATTGCGCGACCGGATGATCGCCACCGGCGGGCTCAACTGCGAGGTCGTCTCCTTTTCCTATGAGGGCAGGACATTGTCGGGCCTATTCGTGCGCGCCGGAGGGGTGGACGGGCCCGCCCCCTGCATGATCCACTGCAACGGGCTCGATAGCATCAAGGAGATGCTCTACCTGTCCGAAACCGCCCAGGAGATGAGCCGCCGTGGCATTGCCAGCCTGCTCATCGACCAGCCCGGCGTGGGTGAGGCGCTGCGGCTCGAGGGCCTGACCGCGATCCACGACAGCGAGCGCTGGGCCGGAGCCGCGATCGATTATCTGGAGACCCGCCGCGAGGTCGATGCACGGCGGATCGGGATCGTCGGCATCTCGCTTGGCGGCTATTTCGCGCCGCGCGCCGCCGCTTTCGAGCCCCGG
The sequence above is drawn from the Rhizorhabdus dicambivorans genome and encodes:
- a CDS encoding alpha/beta hydrolase family protein, which encodes MFEPFPGNYIWSLSVNIALSMGGEIGEIDIANRKVAEAAKQGADHGTKAFFEAWRDMAEKVAALGEEDEANGRPLSASRKYARAVAYYIVCERMQDRDHAPRKEAYRRMLELRDRMIATGGLNCEVVSFSYEGRTLSGLFVRAGGVDGPAPCMIHCNGLDSIKEMLYLSETAQEMSRRGIASLLIDQPGVGEALRLEGLTAIHDSERWAGAAIDYLETRREVDARRIGIVGISLGGYFAPRAAAFEPRLSLCVSWGGNHDWGEIQRRRMRREGDHPVPHYWNHVLWVWGQPDVDSFMKYAENVCLDGVVEKIRAPYLVTHGAGDRQIPLEFAHKSHDQAVNSAHRELRIFTEREGGVEHVAADNMEPSRSFICDWVREQFAAGARS
- the istB gene encoding IS21-like element helper ATPase IstB, with product MPLPAIEAEPTSVPPAVLLANHLKALKLPTFVREYEKVAFEAAQDRADYPRYLLRLCELERIDRERRMVERRIRMARFPHTKSFDTFDFAAQPSLNKALVLELARGEWIERRRNVIALGPSGTGKTHTALALGLAACQKGHSVAFTTAAALVHDLMEARDERRLRSLQKHLASVKLLILDELGYVPFTAVGGELLFEVLSQRYERGSTLITSNLPFDEWTSVFGSERLTGALLDRLTHHVHILEMNGDSFRLASSRKRQKDKGEDK